A single genomic interval of Streptomyces sp. 1222.5 harbors:
- a CDS encoding manganese efflux pump: MIWEMLVLGFVLSLDNFRVSIALGMVPFGLKRAMQVALTFGLWDAVMPLVGLLIGHQIGESVGDVADVVGAAALGGYGLYLVISSLRNPEPEELDHPWALFGIPLTLSLDNLFAGASLGVLGLSPWFSAATFGTMTAVLSLVGLQLGRAAARLIRIRSDLLSGVTLIIAAAALPLWFGN, encoded by the coding sequence ATGATCTGGGAAATGCTGGTCCTGGGTTTCGTACTCAGTCTCGACAATTTCCGAGTATCGATCGCGCTCGGTATGGTCCCATTCGGGTTGAAGCGCGCGATGCAGGTCGCGCTGACCTTCGGACTATGGGACGCCGTCATGCCCTTGGTCGGGCTGTTGATCGGTCACCAGATCGGGGAATCCGTAGGGGACGTCGCCGATGTGGTGGGCGCGGCCGCGCTCGGCGGGTACGGTCTCTACCTCGTCATCTCGTCCCTTCGGAACCCGGAGCCGGAGGAGTTGGACCACCCGTGGGCGTTGTTCGGCATTCCGTTGACGCTGAGCCTGGACAATTTGTTCGCCGGGGCGAGCCTGGGAGTTCTTGGTCTCTCGCCGTGGTTCTCGGCCGCCACCTTCGGCACGATGACGGCAGTGTTGTCGCTGGTCGGTCTGCAGCTCGGGCGGGCCGCGGCGCGCCTCATCCGGATCCGCTCGGACCTGCTGAGCGGAGTCACCTTGATCATCGCCGCTGCGGCGCTGCCGTTGTGGTTCGGCAACTGA
- the pqqE gene encoding pyrroloquinoline quinone biosynthesis protein PqqE, with translation MDSPFGLLAELTYRCPLACPYCSNPLNMAGYQDELTTDEWRRVLTEANDLGVLQCHLSGGEPLLRRDLVEIVAHAHDQGLYTNLVTSALGLSRSRAEELRAAGLDHVQISIQADEPTVSDRIAGTPSFQRKIEAMGIVKELGWPLTMNVVLHRHNIDRVADVLRLAEEVGADRLELANTQYYGWAWRNRDALLPSRAQLEAAEVVVRAARERLRDRMDVIYVIPDYYSRFPKPCMGGWASRQLTVTPNGDVLPCPAAQPLPLPRASVRDDPLERIWAESPIMTAFRGTDWMPEPCRSCYRRELDFGGCRCQAFLLTGDAARTDPVCYLSPDHDIVVRAVEAANADSRADDPPLIPRPHRPGLPSVTRPHGRQGDRGR, from the coding sequence ATGGATAGCCCGTTCGGATTGCTCGCCGAGCTCACCTACCGGTGCCCGCTTGCCTGCCCGTACTGCTCCAACCCGCTGAACATGGCCGGTTACCAGGACGAGCTGACCACCGACGAGTGGCGGCGCGTGCTGACCGAGGCAAACGACCTGGGCGTCCTCCAGTGCCACCTGTCGGGAGGGGAACCACTGCTGCGACGCGACCTCGTGGAGATCGTGGCGCACGCCCACGACCAGGGCCTCTACACCAACCTCGTGACCAGCGCCCTCGGGCTCTCGCGATCGAGGGCCGAGGAGCTACGGGCCGCCGGCCTGGACCACGTGCAGATCAGCATCCAGGCCGACGAGCCGACCGTATCCGACCGGATCGCCGGCACCCCCTCCTTCCAACGCAAGATCGAGGCGATGGGCATCGTCAAAGAACTGGGCTGGCCGCTCACCATGAACGTGGTGCTGCACCGGCACAACATCGACCGCGTCGCCGACGTGCTCCGACTGGCCGAGGAGGTGGGCGCCGACCGGCTGGAGCTGGCCAACACCCAGTACTACGGATGGGCCTGGCGAAACCGTGACGCGCTGCTGCCGAGCCGGGCCCAGCTCGAGGCGGCCGAAGTCGTCGTGCGGGCGGCACGCGAGCGGCTGCGGGACCGCATGGACGTCATCTACGTCATCCCCGACTACTACAGCCGCTTCCCCAAGCCCTGCATGGGCGGCTGGGCCTCCCGGCAACTGACCGTAACGCCGAACGGCGACGTCCTGCCCTGTCCGGCCGCCCAGCCCCTGCCGCTGCCGCGGGCCAGCGTGCGGGACGACCCGCTGGAGCGGATCTGGGCCGAGTCCCCGATAATGACCGCGTTCCGGGGGACCGACTGGATGCCGGAGCCCTGCCGGAGCTGCTACCGGCGGGAGTTGGACTTCGGTGGGTGCCGCTGCCAGGCGTTCCTGCTCACCGGTGACGCCGCCCGCACCGACCCGGTCTGCTACCTGTCACCCGACCACGACATCGTCGTCCGGGCGGTCGAGGCCGCCAACGCCGACTCGCGGGCCGACGATCCTCCGCTGATCCCCCGCCCGCACCGACCCGGCCTGCCATCTGTCACCCGTCCACATGGTCGGCAAGGCGATCGAGGGCGCTGA
- the pqqD gene encoding pyrroloquinoline quinone biosynthesis peptide chaperone PqqD, protein MARHVRLTFCRTRRRRILLHPETVVVLNGSGAAVIELCDGRHTVAEIVTELGARYETVSEDEVRQFLTRLVSRRWLELTDG, encoded by the coding sequence TTGGCGCGCCACGTCCGGCTGACCTTCTGCCGGACCAGGAGGCGCCGGATTCTGCTGCACCCCGAGACGGTGGTGGTACTGAACGGCAGCGGCGCGGCTGTCATCGAGTTGTGCGACGGGCGGCACACCGTGGCCGAGATCGTCACCGAGCTGGGCGCGCGCTATGAGACCGTCTCCGAGGACGAGGTGCGACAGTTCTTGACCCGGCTCGTCTCCCGGCGCTGGCTGGAGCTCACCGATGGATAG
- the pqqC gene encoding pyrroloquinoline-quinone synthase PqqC: MTTTTTRTGADDFVETLRAHSRQYHDQHPFHVRMNAGRLSRRQIRGWVANRFYYQENIPRKDAAILSNCPDLDVRRRWIRRIIDHDGTADGEGGIEAWLRLGEATGLTREEVRDHRHLVPAARFAVDAYVNFTRTRPWVEAVASSLTELFAPDLMAARLQAFERWYPWIDPEGLAYFRSRLEQAPRDCEHALQVVTAHCLSAESQARAVDALSFKCDVLWSLMDAIDQAYPE, translated from the coding sequence GTGACGACAACAACCACGCGAACCGGCGCCGACGACTTCGTCGAGACGCTGCGGGCCCACTCGCGGCAATACCACGACCAGCACCCGTTCCACGTCCGGATGAACGCCGGCAGGCTCAGCCGCCGGCAGATCCGTGGCTGGGTCGCCAACCGCTTCTACTACCAGGAGAACATCCCCCGCAAAGACGCCGCGATCCTCTCCAACTGCCCCGACCTCGATGTCCGCCGCCGCTGGATCCGACGGATCATCGACCACGACGGTACCGCCGACGGCGAGGGCGGCATCGAGGCATGGCTCCGACTCGGCGAGGCCACGGGGCTGACCCGCGAGGAGGTCCGCGACCACCGGCACCTGGTACCCGCTGCGCGGTTCGCCGTCGACGCCTACGTGAACTTCACCCGGACCCGCCCGTGGGTAGAGGCAGTGGCGTCCTCGCTCACGGAGCTGTTCGCGCCCGACCTGATGGCGGCGCGGCTGCAGGCATTCGAACGCTGGTACCCGTGGATCGACCCCGAGGGCCTTGCCTACTTCCGCTCCCGCCTGGAGCAGGCCCCCCGCGACTGTGAACACGCCCTCCAGGTGGTCACCGCGCACTGCCTCTCCGCCGAGTCCCAGGCGCGTGCCGTCGACGCGCTGTCGTTCAAGTGCGACGTCCTGTGGAGCCTGATGGACGCCATCGACCAGGCCTACCCGGAGTGA
- a CDS encoding DNA-binding protein yields the protein MRNVHRLETTSADPGGGSVLAAWERFVQGEDHIPAVRPLVAISWHRCRERYRVDPHLTEAPVAVPEFDHTPEHDVVFAELGFRAASVAHEVGNLGCVVTVTDAAGRILAEWGDQATLARAGACNLAPWFCWSECAVGTNGMGTALEAHGPVAIRGAEHWCRAFHDWFCAGIAVRDVVTTEPIAVLNICCWRSELPASAESWLAKAVTMTQRPLKRRARGSGAELVAAYNQARGRSSAALAALDTGGKVVIADDMASVLLGVPACTPAVDPTLRWNPGLPELIAAARYAAGQAAHNPDWVGSTQIFAHLADEPTSISFRPVFSSGHPIGNLVSFGASDGAQLPQAEGSTHPSVQPRRLIAIRGNRMVLLRLPEVSFAESMGNDVWLSTEQGRLRAASLSLDKLDNELADFGFLRVHRRYVVNLGRVREIERGLKGDLILIMDGQVNERVPVSRRNAPAVRRALDI from the coding sequence ATGAGGAACGTACATCGGCTTGAGACCACGTCGGCGGACCCCGGCGGCGGCAGCGTGCTCGCGGCGTGGGAGCGGTTCGTGCAGGGCGAGGATCACATCCCGGCTGTCCGGCCTCTAGTGGCGATCTCCTGGCACCGCTGCCGAGAGCGGTACCGGGTCGATCCTCACCTCACAGAGGCTCCGGTAGCCGTCCCGGAGTTCGACCATACCCCCGAGCACGATGTCGTGTTCGCTGAGCTGGGTTTCCGTGCCGCCTCCGTGGCGCATGAAGTGGGCAACCTCGGTTGCGTCGTCACCGTCACTGACGCCGCCGGCCGCATACTGGCCGAGTGGGGTGATCAAGCCACGCTCGCCAGAGCCGGCGCCTGCAATCTGGCGCCCTGGTTCTGCTGGTCCGAGTGCGCGGTCGGTACGAACGGCATGGGTACGGCGCTCGAGGCGCACGGCCCGGTAGCGATCCGGGGTGCGGAGCACTGGTGCCGGGCGTTCCACGACTGGTTCTGCGCGGGCATCGCGGTGCGTGACGTGGTGACCACGGAACCGATCGCGGTCCTGAACATCTGCTGCTGGCGCAGCGAGCTTCCTGCGTCCGCGGAAAGCTGGCTGGCGAAGGCGGTCACCATGACCCAGCGCCCGCTGAAGAGGCGCGCCAGGGGTAGCGGCGCCGAGCTGGTCGCTGCCTACAACCAGGCCAGGGGACGCTCCAGTGCGGCGCTCGCCGCGCTGGACACCGGGGGCAAGGTGGTGATCGCCGACGACATGGCAAGCGTGCTCCTGGGCGTCCCGGCATGTACCCCGGCGGTCGACCCCACACTGCGATGGAACCCCGGGCTGCCAGAATTGATCGCGGCCGCCCGGTATGCCGCCGGCCAGGCGGCTCACAACCCTGACTGGGTCGGCTCGACGCAGATATTTGCCCATCTCGCCGACGAGCCGACATCGATCAGTTTCCGACCCGTCTTCTCGTCCGGACACCCCATCGGGAACCTGGTCTCGTTCGGTGCCTCCGACGGGGCACAGTTGCCCCAGGCGGAGGGTTCCACGCACCCGTCGGTGCAGCCGCGCCGACTGATCGCGATACGCGGCAACCGGATGGTGCTGCTGCGGCTGCCGGAAGTCTCCTTCGCTGAATCGATGGGAAACGACGTGTGGCTCTCCACCGAACAGGGGCGATTGCGAGCCGCCTCTCTGAGCCTGGACAAGCTCGACAATGAGCTGGCGGATTTCGGCTTCCTGCGGGTGCACCGCCGGTATGTGGTCAACCTCGGCCGCGTCCGGGAGATCGAGCGGGGGCTCAAGGGCGACCTGATTCTGATCATGGACGGCCAGGTGAACGAGAGGGTGCCGGTCTCCCGGCGGAACGCGCCGGCCGTGCGTCGCGCGCTGGACATCTGA
- the pqqB gene encoding pyrroloquinoline quinone biosynthesis protein PqqB, producing the protein MLLRVLGSAAGGGSPQWNCSCPVCAAVRSRAGLARTQSSVAVSADRRRWFLINASPDVRTQIEAFPALHPRGDRTTPLEAALLTDAELDHTLGLLLLREARALRLYTTPATRKTLRDGSGILRTLERYCPVEWRAATPGADLALADGLSCRVFDVPTTKRARFGAGVDHGRVVGYRLTDQSSGGTLVYLPGVQSLTPALRVEIEDCTCLLIDGTCWRDNELVRLGLSGKTSREMGHLPMDGPNGSLAQLPSLGAGRTIFVHMNNTNPILLEDTPERRTVEESGMEVAMDGLEVQV; encoded by the coding sequence GTGTTGCTGCGCGTACTGGGCTCGGCAGCGGGCGGCGGCTCCCCGCAATGGAACTGCAGCTGCCCGGTGTGCGCCGCGGTCCGCTCCCGGGCCGGCCTCGCGCGCACCCAGTCGTCGGTCGCGGTCAGCGCCGACCGGCGCCGGTGGTTCCTCATCAACGCCTCACCCGACGTCCGCACCCAGATCGAGGCCTTCCCCGCCCTGCACCCGCGCGGCGACCGGACAACGCCGCTGGAGGCGGCGCTGCTCACCGACGCCGAGCTGGACCACACGCTCGGCCTGCTTTTGTTGCGCGAGGCCCGCGCCCTGCGGCTGTACACCACACCGGCCACGCGCAAGACACTGCGTGACGGCTCGGGAATTCTGCGCACGCTCGAGCGCTACTGCCCGGTCGAGTGGCGTGCAGCGACCCCCGGCGCCGACCTCGCCTTGGCGGACGGGCTGTCCTGCCGGGTTTTCGACGTACCCACCACCAAACGCGCCCGGTTCGGAGCCGGGGTCGACCATGGTCGCGTCGTGGGCTACCGGCTGACCGACCAGAGCAGCGGGGGAACGCTGGTGTACCTGCCCGGAGTGCAATCGCTGACGCCGGCGCTGCGTGTGGAGATCGAGGACTGCACATGCCTGTTGATCGACGGGACCTGCTGGCGCGACAACGAACTCGTCCGACTCGGCCTGTCCGGCAAGACGTCCCGGGAGATGGGCCACCTGCCCATGGACGGCCCGAACGGCAGCCTGGCGCAACTCCCCTCGCTGGGCGCGGGACGGACGATCTTCGTGCACATGAACAACACCAACCCCATCCTCCTGGAGGACACACCCGAACGGCGTACCGTGGAGGAGAGCGGCATGGAAGTGGCCATGGACGGCCTCGAGGTCCAGGTGTAG
- a CDS encoding trypco2 family protein — MTDDGVPVEDLVTAVKRAVTESNMSATAAGRDLRVTSVRLTLHALATATAGGSLTFRLPFIGMKLRIGRTVSRRDTHVIEMTLVPPDVAQQHELRYGTVDAVLVDAIAMIRRVTASARTGDDPFHLQEGSVRLEFAITADGSVSLGLDGALHEEVTHTLLVTVAPPAD, encoded by the coding sequence GTGACCGACGACGGCGTGCCCGTCGAGGACCTGGTGACCGCCGTCAAGCGGGCGGTCACGGAGTCGAACATGTCGGCCACCGCGGCCGGGCGGGATCTGCGTGTCACCTCGGTGCGGCTCACCTTGCACGCCCTCGCCACTGCGACGGCCGGCGGTTCCCTGACCTTCCGGCTCCCGTTCATCGGCATGAAACTCAGAATCGGGCGCACGGTGTCCCGCCGGGACACCCATGTCATCGAGATGACCCTCGTACCTCCCGACGTGGCTCAACAGCACGAGCTGCGGTACGGCACGGTGGACGCCGTCCTGGTCGACGCGATCGCGATGATCCGCCGCGTGACCGCGTCGGCGCGGACCGGAGACGATCCCTTCCACCTCCAGGAAGGCTCGGTGCGGCTGGAGTTCGCGATCACGGCGGACGGGTCCGTGTCCCTCGGCCTGGACGGCGCCCTGCACGAGGAGGTGACACACACCCTGCTCGTCACGGTCGCTCCCCCGGCGGACTGA
- a CDS encoding PQQ-dependent dehydrogenase, methanol/ethanol family has product MTVDYADYVDAGEAVDQGALSGKVAGGEVAPPVVAGVDYERILNAREEPQNWLTYYGAYNGQRYSPLDQINTENVKRMVPAWVFQAGTTGLIAGASTYSFEATPIVVDGVMFLSGWDGWVWALDAKTGVEIWRYKHAVPFDVSLCCGNVNRGVAVAQGKVFFVTANARVLALDATTGKRVWDKTYGDVRAGESATVAPLIVKNMVIVGSSGGEFGVRGHLDAFDLETGEHQWRSYTVPKPGEPGSETWPADGEAWARGGANCWVTGTFDPETNLLYVGTGNPAPDFDGGVREGDNLFTDSIIAVDVDSGQIRWHYQCTPHDLWDYDSIAECILFEHDGRKLLGHFDKNGYFFVLDRTNGERVQITPFVDRITWGAITRDGQVTAKLYPDKEGEPVHFYPGPAGAKEWTHAAYSPKTQLFYVPVQDTGATATRRRREFKESIPYWGAGVQVDIEDMAGSISAFDAGGEEKWRWRNELPMCASVLATGGDLVFAGEASGEFNALDARTGELLWQFQCGSGHHSSPSTYMVDDRQYIAVPVGWGGWAEGFLPGMLGAGHGSALLVFALPESS; this is encoded by the coding sequence ATGACCGTCGACTACGCCGACTACGTCGACGCAGGTGAGGCTGTCGATCAGGGAGCCCTGAGCGGCAAAGTCGCGGGCGGGGAGGTCGCGCCGCCGGTAGTGGCCGGCGTCGACTACGAACGCATACTCAACGCCCGCGAGGAACCCCAGAACTGGCTTACCTACTACGGCGCCTACAACGGGCAGCGGTACAGCCCGCTGGATCAGATCAACACGGAGAACGTCAAGCGCATGGTCCCCGCTTGGGTCTTCCAGGCCGGCACGACCGGCCTGATCGCGGGCGCGTCGACCTATTCGTTCGAGGCAACCCCGATCGTCGTCGACGGGGTCATGTTCCTCTCCGGCTGGGACGGCTGGGTCTGGGCCCTTGACGCGAAGACGGGTGTGGAGATCTGGCGGTACAAGCATGCGGTCCCCTTCGACGTGTCCTTGTGCTGCGGGAACGTGAACCGCGGGGTCGCCGTGGCTCAGGGGAAGGTCTTCTTCGTCACGGCGAACGCCCGTGTGCTCGCGCTCGACGCCACCACCGGCAAGCGGGTCTGGGACAAGACCTACGGAGACGTCCGAGCCGGGGAGAGCGCCACGGTCGCCCCGCTGATCGTGAAGAACATGGTCATCGTGGGAAGTTCTGGCGGTGAGTTCGGCGTGCGCGGCCACCTCGACGCGTTCGACCTCGAGACCGGCGAGCACCAATGGCGCAGCTACACCGTGCCGAAGCCCGGGGAACCCGGCTCGGAGACCTGGCCCGCCGACGGCGAGGCCTGGGCACGGGGCGGGGCGAACTGCTGGGTCACCGGCACCTTCGACCCGGAGACGAACCTCCTGTACGTCGGCACCGGCAACCCGGCGCCCGACTTCGACGGAGGTGTCCGCGAGGGCGACAACCTCTTCACGGACAGCATCATCGCCGTCGACGTGGACAGCGGTCAGATCCGCTGGCACTACCAGTGCACTCCGCACGACTTGTGGGACTACGACAGCATCGCCGAGTGCATCCTGTTCGAGCACGACGGGCGCAAACTGCTCGGGCACTTCGACAAGAACGGCTACTTCTTCGTACTCGATCGGACGAACGGCGAGAGAGTACAGATCACCCCGTTCGTGGACCGGATCACCTGGGGGGCGATCACGAGGGACGGCCAGGTGACGGCCAAGCTGTACCCGGACAAGGAGGGAGAACCGGTCCACTTCTACCCCGGTCCGGCCGGCGCCAAGGAATGGACCCATGCGGCCTACAGCCCGAAGACCCAGCTCTTCTACGTCCCGGTCCAGGACACCGGCGCCACGGCCACGCGGCGACGCCGGGAGTTCAAGGAGAGCATTCCGTACTGGGGTGCGGGCGTTCAGGTGGACATCGAGGACATGGCAGGGTCCATCAGCGCGTTCGACGCAGGCGGTGAGGAGAAGTGGCGCTGGCGCAACGAACTCCCGATGTGCGCCTCGGTGCTGGCCACCGGCGGCGACCTGGTGTTCGCCGGTGAAGCCTCCGGGGAGTTCAACGCGCTCGACGCCCGCACCGGCGAGCTGTTGTGGCAGTTCCAGTGCGGAAGCGGCCACCACAGCAGCCCGAGCACCTACATGGTGGACGACAGGCAGTACATCGCCGTGCCGGTCGGTTGGGGCGGTTGGGCCGAGGGATTCCTCCCCGGCATGCTCGGCGCGGGGCACGGAAGCGCCCTGCTCGTCTTCGCCCTCCCTGAATCGTCGTAG
- a CDS encoding MSMEG_3727 family PQQ-associated protein, with translation MTNAQERADLLDKIGLAAQNKAALGQVLGTGSIGQATEKSDGHMEATIRIHPDELTFDPSILVMPHGGDIELELVNDDQNTHCALLPSNGDRKFIWLVNHSHGHAHLNLDGPGYYWYASPTGNDEGRGLTGAIVVLGDAPPEARLDRPEQPRP, from the coding sequence ATGACGAACGCGCAGGAGCGAGCCGACCTGCTGGACAAGATCGGGTTGGCCGCGCAGAACAAAGCAGCGCTGGGGCAAGTGCTGGGAACCGGAAGCATCGGGCAGGCCACCGAGAAATCGGATGGCCACATGGAGGCCACCATTCGCATCCACCCGGATGAGCTGACCTTTGATCCCTCCATTCTGGTCATGCCTCACGGAGGCGATATCGAGCTGGAGCTCGTCAACGACGACCAGAACACGCACTGCGCGCTCCTGCCGAGCAATGGCGACCGGAAGTTCATCTGGTTGGTGAACCATTCGCACGGACACGCGCACCTCAACCTCGACGGGCCGGGCTACTACTGGTACGCCTCGCCCACCGGCAACGACGAGGGGCGGGGGCTGACCGGGGCCATCGTCGTCCTGGGGGACGCTCCGCCAGAGGCTCGCCTCGACCGTCCCGAACAGCCGCGGCCGTAG
- the katG gene encoding catalase/peroxidase HPI, producing the protein MGGASNRDWWPNQLDLTILRKHPAMADPMGEDFDYAAEFRTLDLDALARDVDEALTTSQEWWPADFGHYGPLVIRMVWHCAGTYRIDDGRGGASTGMQRFAPLNSWPDNRNLDKARRLLWPIKKKYGRKISWADLMIFAGNRALETMGFRTFGFAGGRAEVWGPDEGIFWGPERAWLGDERHGGVRELENPLAAVQMGLIYVNPEGPNTVPDPLTAARDIRETFRRMGMNDEETVALIAGGHTFGKTHGAADPDAYLGPEPEGAPLEEQGLGWKSSYRTGTGRDAISSGLEGTWTPTPTRWDNSFFETLFGYEWDLELSPAGLWQWIPRDGGGAGTVPDAHDPSTAHAPTILTTDLALRSDPVYEPISRRFLENPDQLADAFARVWFKLTHLDMGPIQRYLGPLVPRETLRWQDPVPVVDHELVGAADIATLKGRVLASGLSVSQLVSTAWASASTFRVSDKRGGVNGARIRLEPQRSWEVNDPDTLAQVLRTLEGIQESFNSSQTGDKKVSLADLIVLGGAAAVEHAAKTAGYDVQVPFIPGRTDATQEWTDAESFAPLEPKADGFRNYRGKGNRLPSEHLLVDRADLLNLSVPQMTVLVGGLRVLGANYQGSPLGVFTSVPGSLTNDFFVNLLDTGTEWQQTSATGETFEGRDRATGEVKWAASRVDLVFGSNSELRAVAEVYASDDAREKFVRDFIAAWDKVMNLDRYDLV; encoded by the coding sequence ATCGGGGGTGCGAGCAACCGCGACTGGTGGCCGAACCAGCTCGACCTGACGATTCTCCGGAAACACCCCGCCATGGCCGACCCCATGGGCGAGGACTTCGACTACGCCGCGGAGTTCCGGACCCTCGACCTCGACGCCCTGGCGCGGGACGTCGACGAGGCGCTGACGACGTCGCAGGAGTGGTGGCCGGCCGACTTCGGCCACTACGGGCCGCTCGTGATCCGCATGGTGTGGCATTGCGCCGGGACGTACCGCATCGACGACGGCCGAGGTGGCGCGAGCACCGGTATGCAGCGTTTCGCGCCGCTGAACAGCTGGCCGGACAATCGCAACCTCGACAAGGCGCGCCGACTGCTCTGGCCCATAAAGAAGAAGTACGGCCGCAAGATTTCGTGGGCTGACCTGATGATCTTCGCAGGCAACCGTGCCCTGGAGACGATGGGCTTCAGGACCTTCGGCTTCGCCGGTGGCCGGGCGGAGGTCTGGGGGCCCGACGAGGGGATCTTCTGGGGTCCCGAACGCGCCTGGCTCGGAGACGAACGCCACGGCGGCGTCCGGGAGCTGGAGAACCCTCTCGCCGCGGTCCAGATGGGCCTCATCTACGTCAACCCGGAGGGACCGAACACCGTCCCGGACCCGCTCACCGCGGCCCGGGACATCCGTGAGACGTTCCGGCGCATGGGGATGAACGACGAGGAGACCGTCGCGCTGATCGCGGGCGGCCATACGTTCGGCAAGACCCACGGCGCGGCCGACCCGGACGCCTACCTCGGCCCCGAACCCGAGGGCGCCCCCCTTGAGGAGCAGGGCCTGGGCTGGAAGAGCAGCTACCGCACCGGAACGGGCAGGGACGCCATCTCCAGCGGGCTTGAGGGTACGTGGACACCCACCCCGACGAGATGGGACAACAGCTTCTTCGAGACCCTGTTCGGCTACGAGTGGGACCTGGAGCTGAGCCCCGCCGGTCTGTGGCAGTGGATCCCGAGAGACGGCGGCGGGGCCGGCACCGTGCCGGACGCCCACGACCCGTCGACGGCACACGCCCCGACGATTCTGACGACGGACCTCGCGCTGCGATCGGACCCGGTCTACGAGCCGATCTCTCGGCGCTTCCTGGAGAACCCGGACCAGCTCGCGGATGCGTTCGCCCGGGTGTGGTTCAAGCTGACGCACCTCGACATGGGCCCGATCCAGCGCTACCTCGGACCGCTGGTCCCCCGGGAGACGCTGCGCTGGCAGGACCCGGTCCCCGTGGTCGACCACGAACTCGTCGGGGCGGCGGACATCGCCACGCTCAAGGGCCGCGTACTCGCCTCCGGGCTGTCGGTCTCCCAGCTCGTTTCGACCGCGTGGGCGTCGGCCTCGACGTTCCGCGTCAGCGACAAGCGTGGCGGGGTGAACGGCGCGCGCATCCGCCTCGAGCCGCAGCGCAGCTGGGAGGTCAATGACCCCGACACGCTGGCACAGGTGCTGCGCACCCTGGAGGGGATTCAGGAGTCCTTCAACAGCTCCCAGACCGGGGACAAGAAGGTCTCGCTGGCCGACCTCATCGTGCTCGGCGGAGCCGCCGCCGTGGAACATGCAGCCAAGACCGCCGGCTACGACGTTCAGGTCCCGTTCATCCCGGGACGCACGGACGCCACGCAGGAGTGGACCGATGCGGAGTCCTTCGCCCCGCTCGAACCGAAAGCGGACGGGTTCCGCAACTACCGGGGCAAGGGCAACCGGCTGCCGTCGGAGCACCTGCTGGTCGACCGCGCGGACCTGCTGAACCTGAGCGTGCCCCAGATGACCGTCCTTGTGGGTGGCCTGCGGGTACTGGGCGCCAATTATCAGGGGTCGCCGCTGGGTGTCTTCACCTCTGTGCCCGGGTCGCTCACCAACGACTTCTTCGTGAATCTGCTCGACACGGGCACGGAATGGCAGCAGACATCCGCGACCGGAGAAACCTTCGAGGGGCGCGACCGCGCCACCGGCGAGGTCAAGTGGGCCGCTAGCCGGGTCGACCTCGTCTTCGGCTCGAATTCCGAGCTGCGCGCTGTCGCGGAGGTCTATGCGAGCGACGATGCACGGGAGAAGTTCGTGCGGGACTTCATCGCCGCATGGGACAAGGTCATGAACCTTGATCGGTACGACCTCGTATGA
- the pqqA gene encoding pyrroloquinoline quinone precursor peptide PqqA, protein MESQLTVWETAETESQLAAWETPEFDEIAVAAEVTMYLDRLEE, encoded by the coding sequence ATGGAATCTCAGCTCACCGTGTGGGAGACCGCCGAGACGGAATCTCAACTCGCCGCGTGGGAGACGCCCGAGTTCGACGAGATCGCCGTCGCGGCCGAGGTGACCATGTACCTCGATCGGTTGGAGGAGTAG